In Prionailurus bengalensis isolate Pbe53 chromosome D4, Fcat_Pben_1.1_paternal_pri, whole genome shotgun sequence, the DNA window AAACTAGAGAGTGTTTTGAAGGCCCTTCTTGAAAAATGAAGGCTTGAACTGGACTCTCCTTATCACTGCTTCTTCCAACAGGCCCTCATCACCTTTTTCCAAGTCAAGATTTCATCCCATACACACATGACTCAATCAGATTTGGAAATGTGGGTAAGAGAAAGATGTCAAAGGAAGTGTGAagtattgactttttttcttttttcttattagtcACAACTTCTATACCATAGACTCCAGGTAGAGGCTAAGCACTTGGTTTTCCTCCAGTTCAGAAAAACCAACCACCAGAAGCTGCCCATTGTATCATTTCTAGTTAGccataaagaaagggaaataactaGATAAACATCCACTAGGTCCAATAATTCTCAGGGCCTTCTCATCCAGCTCAACCTCTCTGAACAATAATAAGCCCCCTGGATACCCATCTCTTTGGGGGCTCAACATAGAAACTAAACCTACTAAGTGGCTGCTTTCTTTTCTAAGGGTACTAATTCTTCTGCCATAAAAAATTTGTAGACTAACTCACCTATTACAGTAGCTATAAACTGTTGTCTTAAAACAGCTACTGATATATTTTATTAgtcagaattggaaaaaaaatatatatatactgtacaTGGCAGAGAGCACGTTTGGTGGGTGTTTTGTTGCAGCTGCTGATCTTTTTCTTTGCAGATGGCACACACTCCCCCGAGTCCATTTCCTGGGCCTGTGTTCCCACCTCTCCACCTAGCTGGCTGAAGTCATCAACAGGGGTCCAGTTTGTGTAGGCTGCTGGCTGTGTTTGGagaaatggggagggggtgggagaaagcGACCACAACGTGTGTGGGTAGGCTCAGTTGGCACTCATAAAATGTTAGAATGTCAGTCTCCCTTGGCCAGTAAGTCCCACATAGgacaccccccccctttttttttaaccaactcataaatgtataaatcaatGTGTGTGACTTGGGGGACTCCTGGCCTCTTTCcccaaaaataaaccaacagagCATTCACTGGCTTTCTTTTTGTCCTCCCAACTTGTGGCTGAGACCACCCCCAATTAGTTTATAGGACTTAAAACCACTTTGTAAAAACACCACTGGGCTTatgaaggaagaaatcaaattttCCAGATCTGGTGGTGGACAAGGGCAAGGGAAGGAAGGTGGGCACAGAGATCCCCAGGAGTCCTGGTTTTGGCATTCTGTGCCCCTTTGACAGTCTGTCAGGGATTCTGCTTTCTTCCCAGGAAAGAAAGTAAGCATGGAGCTTTAAATCTATGCTACCAGAAGGAGGAAAAGATGTCACTTCCTATCCCATTTCCCAGATTAGAGAGCAATGAATCCAGTGCTACCTGTCAGCTAGAAGAGAGTGCTGACTTGCTTCTGAAAGACCCTTTTCCCTGTCCCTTTGTCCTGCAGATATGCCCTGCGTTCAAGCCCAGTATAGCCCTTCGCCTCCAGGTTCCAGTTATGCAGTGCAGACCTACGGCTCGGAATACACCACGGAGATTATGAACCCAGACTACACCAAGCTGACCATGGACCTTGGCAGCACTGAGATCACGGCCACGGCCACTACGTCCCTGCCCAGCTTCAGTACCTTCATGGAGGGCTACTCGAGCAACTACGAACTCAAGCCCTCCTGCCTGTACCAAATGCAGCCGTCTGGGCCACGGCCCTTGATCAAGATGGAGGAGGGCCGCGCGCACgactaccaccatcaccaccatcaccaccatcaccaccaccaccaccagcagcagcagcagcaacctTCCATTCCGCCCCCCTCCGGCCCGGAGGACGAGGTGCTGCCCAGCACCTCCATGTACTTCAAGCCGTCCCCGCCGTCCACACCCACCACGCCGGGCTTCCCTCCGCAGGCGGGGGCGCTGTGGGACGACGCGCTGCCCTCGGCGCAGGGTTGCATCGCTCCCGGCCCGCTGCTCGACCCGCCGATGAAGGCGGTGCCCACAGTGGCCGGCGCGCGCTTCCCGCTCTTCCACTTCAAGCCCTCGCCGCCGCACCCGCCCGCGCCCAGCCCGGCCGGCGGCCACCACCTGGGCTACGACCCGACGGCCGCCGCCGCGCTCAGCCTGCCACtgggagccgccgccgccgccgccagcagCCAGGCCGCCGCGCTCGAGGGCCACCCGTACGGGCTGCCGCTGGCCAAGAGGGCGGCCGCGCTGGCCTTCCCGCCGCTGGGCCTCACGGCCTCCCCCACCGCGTCCAGCCTGCTGGGCGAGAGCCCCAGCCTGCCGTCGCCGCCCAACAGGAGCTCGTCGTCGGGCGAGGGCACGTGCGCCGTGTGCGGGGACAACGCCGCCTGCCAGCACTACGGGGTGCGCACCTGCGAGGGCTGCAAGGGCTTCTTCAAGGTGAGCGCACGCCTCCTCctggcgcccccctcccccctgcggCCAGCCTCCTGTGCCACCCGCTCAAGTGAGCAGCCAAGGGATGCGTTCCTGTAGCCCTTCCTGGCACCTTCACATGCGCTCGCTCAGGGGGTTTTAACTTGAGGTCCATTACAGGAGGCCGAGCCGGATGGACTCCAGGGGGCAGTGAACCTCCTGACATGGCTTTACCTCAATGAACATTTTTCCAGAGGGAACCTTCAGCATATTGAGATTGAATTCTGGCCACCCAGTAGCTATTTTTATTAACAGTGTCTTGAAGGTGGTTATTAATTATccttgtttcacagatgaggaaatggaggctgggAGATGTTACTC includes these proteins:
- the NR4A3 gene encoding nuclear receptor subfamily 4 group A member 3, yielding MPCVQAQYSPSPPGSSYAVQTYGSEYTTEIMNPDYTKLTMDLGSTEITATATTSLPSFSTFMEGYSSNYELKPSCLYQMQPSGPRPLIKMEEGRAHDYHHHHHHHHHHHHHQQQQQQPSIPPPSGPEDEVLPSTSMYFKPSPPSTPTTPGFPPQAGALWDDALPSAQGCIAPGPLLDPPMKAVPTVAGARFPLFHFKPSPPHPPAPSPAGGHHLGYDPTAAAALSLPLGAAAAAASSQAAALEGHPYGLPLAKRAAALAFPPLGLTASPTASSLLGESPSLPSPPNRSSSSGEGTCAVCGDNAACQHYGVRTCEGCKGFFKRTVQKNAKYVCLANKNCPVDKRRRNRCQYCRFQKCLSVGMVKEVVRTDSLKGRRGRLPSKPKSPLQQEPSQPSPPSPPICMMNALVRALTDSTPRDLDYSRYCPTEQAAAGTDAEHVQQFYNLLTASIDVSRSWAEKIPGFTDLPKEDQTLLIESAFLELFVLRLSIRSNTAEDKFVFCNGLVLHRLQCLRGFGEWLDSIKDFSLSLQSLNLDIQALACLSALSMITERHGLKEPKRVEELCNKITSSLKDHQSKGQAVEPSEPKVLGALVELRKICTLGLQRIFYLKLEDLVSPPSIIDKLFLDTLPF